The genomic region GTCGCTCGTTCCTCCGGACATGACCGCAATGACCCCTGGCTCGAACATCCCGCTCACGGCCTCCCGTATCGCGGTGGACGTGACCGCTCCGGTGCGGCTCGACGTGTCGGGCCTGCTGCTCACCGCCGACGGCAAGGTCCGCTCCGACGACGACTTCATCTTCTACAACCAGCCGTCCGGCCCGGGGGTGAGCCACCGCTCGGGCGGTGGCTCGGCGCCGGACGCGATCGTGGTGGACACGGACGCCGTTCCCGCGGGCATCGAGAAGATCATCGTCACCGCGAGCCCCGACGCGGCGGGCCAGACCTTCCAGGGCATCGAGCCCACGGCCACCGTCCGCGGGGCGGACGACGGCAGCACGCTGGCCTCCTTCACCCCGCCCCGGCTGGGCACGGAGACCGCTCTGGTCATCGTGGAGATCTACCTGCGCAACGGCGCGTGGAAGGTGCGCGCGGTCGGACAGGGGTATGCGGACGGGCTGGCGGGCATCGCCACGGACTTCGGCGTATCGGTCGAGGAGCCCGAGGCAGCCCCCGCCCCGGCGGTGGCTGCTCCGCCCGCACCGCAGATGCCGCCCGCACCGCCTGCACCGCCGGTCCCGCCGGTGGACCCGAGGATCGCCGCGGCCCCGGTGGCCGCCCCCGCGCCGCCTCCGGCCGCACCCGCGGCCACCGGCCGGATCAACCTCGACAAGGGCCGGGTCAGTCTCCAGAAGAACCAGACGGTGTCGCTGGTCAAGGCCGGCAAGCCGCTCCTGTCGAAGGTCAAGATGGGCCTCGGCTGGGAGCCCGCGTTCCGTGGCAAGGACATCGACCTCGACGCCTCGGTCATGGCCTTCGGTCCGCAGCGCAACCACCTGGACAGCTGCTACTTCGGCAAGCTCTCGATCCTCGACGGCGCGGTCAAGCACTCCGGCGACAACCTCACGGGCGAGGGCGCGGGCGACGACGAGGTGATCGTGGTCGACCTCGGCAAGATCCCCGCCGAGGCGACGGCCTTGTTCTTCACGGTCAACTCCTTCACCGGCCAGAAGTTCACCGAGGTGGCCAAGGCCTACTGCCGCCTGATCGACGCGCAGACCGACGAGGAACTGGTCCGCTTCGACCTGACCGGCACCGAGCCGCAGACGGGCGTGCTGATGGCCAAGCTGATCAGGCAGTTCTCCGGGGAGTGGGAGATGACCGCGGTGGGCGACTTCGTGAAGTCCCGCACGGTCCGCGGGATGGTCAAACCGGCAGCTCAGGCACTGTAGGACCGGGCGGAGCGCCGCGGAGGCCGGGGCCGCGCCGCTCCGGCCCCCGCTTCCGCGCCGCACGGGATCACTGCCGGTACCCGTTCAGGAAGCGGCCGATGCGGCTGATCGCCGCGTCGAGGTCGTCGGCGTACGGGAGGGTCAGGATCCGGAAGTGGTCGGGGCGCGGCCAGTTGAAGCCGGTGCCCTGGACGACCTGGATCTTCTCCCGGAGCAGCAGGTCCAGTACGAACTTCTCGTCGTCGTGGATCTTGTGGACCTTCGGGTCGAGGCGCGGGAACGCGTACAGCGCGCCCTTCGGCTTCACACAGGACACGCCCGGGATCTCGTTGAGCTTCTCCCACGCCGTGTCGCGCTGTTCGTACAGCCTGCCCCCCGGGACCGTCAGGTCACGGATGGACTGACGGCCGCCCAGCGCGGCCTGAATGGCGTACTGCGCGGGAGCGTTGGGGCACAGCCGCATGGAGGCGAGCATCGTCAGCCCCTCCAGGTAGCTCTTCGCGTGCTGCTTCGGCCCGGTGACGACCAGCCAGCCGGAGCGGAAGCCCGCGACGCGGTAGGACTTCGACAGACCGCTGAAGGTCAGGACGACCAGATCGGGCGCGAGGGCCGCCGCGCTGTGGTGGACGGCGTCGTCGTAGACGATCTGGTCGTAGATCTCGTCGGCGAAGACCATCAGCCCGTGGCGGCGGGCGAGATCGAGCATGCCCTCGATGATCTCCCGCGGATAGACCGCCCCGGTGGGGTTGTTGGGGTTGATGATCACCAGGGCCTTCGTGCGGTCGGTGATCTTCGACGCCATGTCGTCGAGGTCCGGGTACCAGTCCGCGGACTCGTCGCACATGTAGTGCACGGCCTTGCCGCCGGCCAGCGTGGTGACGGCCGTCCAGAGCGGGAAGTCGGGTGCGGGGATGAGGACTTCGTCCCCGTCCTCCAGCAGCGCCTGGACCGCCATCGAGATGAGTTCGGAGACCCCGTTGCCGAGGAAGATGTCGTCGACGGAGACCTCGGCGAGCCCGAGCGCCTGGTAGCGCTGGGCGACGGCGCGGCGGGCGGAGAGGATCCCCCTGGAGTCGGTGTACCCGTGGGCCTGGGGCAGCATCCTGATCATGTCCTGGACGATCCCCTCCGGCGCCTCGAAGCCGAAGAGCGCGGGGTTACCGGTGTTCAGGCGCAGCACGCTGTGGCCTGCCTCCTCCAGCGCGTTGGCGTGTTCGATCACCGGGCCCCGGATCTCGTAGCAGACCTCACTCAATTTGTTCGACTGGCGGAACTCCATGCCGTGACCCTCCCAGGTCTCACTTGCTTCACTTGGTTTTACCAAGTCACAGCTTGGAAAGTCCAACTTCTTGTCTAGACTGCGTCGCATGCCACGCCGAAGTTACGACCAGTACTGCGCCGCCGCCCGTGCTCTCGACGCCGTCGGGGACCGGTGGACCCTGCTGATCGTCCGCGAACTCCTGGCGGGCCCCCGCCGCTACACCGACCTCCACGCCGATCTGCCGGGCGTCAGTACGGACGTACTCGCCTCACGGCTGAAGGACATGGAGCGCGAGGAGCTGGCGACCCGCCGCCGACTGCCGCCGCCCGGCGCCGCGACCGTGTACGAACTCACCGCACGGGGGCGCGAGTTGCTGCCGGTGCTCACCGCACTGGCCGACTGGGGCACCCCCGCGCTGACCGAACGGCGGCCGACCGACGCGCTGCGGGCGCACTGGTTCGCCGTCCCGCTGGTGCGGCACCTGGACGGCCTGGGCGCCGGAGTGGTCGAAGTCCACCTGGACGAAGGGGTGTTCCATGTGCGCACCGACGGCGGCGAACCCCTCTACGGCGACGGCCCCGCCGACCGCCCCGACGCCCGGCTCACCCTCGACGCCGACACCTGCATCGCGATCAGCGGGGGCGGGCTCTCGCTGACCGACGCGGTACGCGACGGACGCGTCCGGCTGGACATGCTCCAGCCCGTGCGACCGCCGCTCGGAACCGGCCCGGAGTGAGCTGGATCGCACCGCCCGCAGGCAACCCCACAGGCTCGAACTCGGTCTCCACAGAGAGGTGTTAGCCCTGGCAGGCGACGTGACACCCGGCACACGTGACCGATACCACGCCCCTTCGCGGAACACGTGACCGACACCACGCGCAAATGAGGGTTCACTGTCAGTGGCAGGCCGTAGCCTTGTTCGCATGCCCACCACTTCTTCCGCCTCCGAGGCCAACGACGCCATCCGCAGGCTCGTCGACGCCCAGCCGGCGGACGGCGAGTGGCCGTCGGAGGACTACGAGATCCTGCTCGTGGAGTGGGCCGCCGCCATACAGGGCGGGATCGAGCCCGCGGCCTGAGCGGGGCGGGAATCCCCGAGCGCTCCCCGGATCCCTGCCCGGCTCACTCGACGCCGGGCAGCGGGTCCTGGTCCACCTCGTGGCGGCGGGACCGGATCTCCGGCCGCGCGGGATGCAGTTTCGCGTCACAGGCCGGGCCCAGTCCGGTGCGCCGCGAGGCGCGGCCCGTCAGCGCCCTGCCGCACATCCGGCAGAGCACCGGGCGGCGGCCCTCCTGCACGGTTTCGGGCAGCGGCTCCGGCTCTTCCTCGCTCATGCCACGTCACGCGGTCCCGCGTTGATCCCCTCCGTCATCAGCGCCAGATAGCGGCGGACCTCACCCGGCTCTCCCGTACCGAGTTCCGTCGCCGTGGCCACCGCATGCGTGAGCCGCAGCATCTCCGTGGTCCTCAGATCCGCGCGCACCGCGCCGGCCCGCTGCGCCGCGGCGAGGAGGTCGCCCGCAGTCTCCTTGAGGCGGCCACCGCAGTCCGAGATCACCGGTGAGGTGCCGTCGGTCATCGCCGCACCCAACAGCACCTTGAGACCGCGGAGATGAATCATCTGCTCGGCCAGCTTCTGCAGCCAGTCGGCCAGCGCGTCACCCGGCGCCCTCGCCGACGCGCCGAACTCGACGGCCTGGTCGGCGAGTTCGTCGATGCTCTCGACATAGACCCCTTCGAGCAGGTCCTGCCGGGTGGGGAAATGCCGGTAGAGCGTGCCCGATCCGACCCCCGCACGCTTCGCGATGTCGTCCAGGGACGCATCGGCTCCCCGCTCCGCGAAAGCGCGGGCCGCCTCCTTCAGAAGGCGTTCGTAATTGCGGCGCGCATCGGCCCGCATCGGCTTCGGCATCAGCTGCTCCTCGCGAACCGGGACGTCCCCCGCATCGTACCGAGCGTCGAACGGAGGAATCCCCTGCTTGTCCGCGGGCAGTGAGTGCCGGCTGTCCCGGCCGAGCCCGGCCGGAGGGTACGCCGCCGGGCTACTGGGGCCGATGTTGCTGCGGGGACTCGGGGTAGGTCTGGGCCTCATGCCGCTGAACGCGACGACCCTCACCGGAATCCAGCCACGCGAGGCAGGGTCGGCCGCCGGACTGCTCCGGACCCTGCGGTGGCTGAGCGGCGGCACACGCGGGCTGTCCGTCCTGGTGACGGTGTACGGAACGGCGACCCGGCATGCCACCGGGTCACCTCACACCGTGCTCGCCGAGGGCGCGACCAGCGCCTTCCTCGCGGGAGCATTGATCACTGTGTGTACGGTCCCGGTCGCCGCCCTCATGATCAAGGGCAGGCGCCCGGCCCGTAACTGACCGGTCCTCGCGGGGCTCAGAGCTTGGTCAGCTTGGCGTAAGGGCTGAGAATCCTCCCCTGACGCCCGGAGAAGTCGATGAGCACTGCGTCGTTGTCGCCCTCGATTCCGATGACTCTTCCGAGCCCGAACTGATCATGCGAAACCCGGTCTCCCACGTCGAAGATCTCGATCGGTGCGGCAGCTTGGGCCGGGCGGTTGAAGGGACTGGAGGGCAGGTGGCGCCGGGATCCGGCTGACTTAGTCATTGCTCTCAGTATGCGCCCGCGAGCCCCTCTCACGCCATGTCTGTCCCGCCGGCCGGCCTCCGGACACCGGATCACGGCGGCAGGACCAACGGTTCCGGCGGCACCGGGAGCCGTTGATCGCGAACGGGACGGCGGGTGTCCGGATATCCGCGTACGGCGCGGAAGGCGTACGCCCCATGGGATTCGGCCCGTGGGACCGGGCCCGTGGATTCGGCCCGCGGGACCGGGCTCGTGGGATGGAGCCCATGGCATTCGGCCCGTGGGATTCCCGACGTCCCCACGACGGCCGCCCGGTCCTCACCGACGGCCCTCCCCTGCCATGACACGTCATGGAGCCGTCCCGCGCCACCGGCGGGACGGCTCCCGCGGCTCTCAGGCCCGCGACCGCGCCTTGAAGGCCGCCTTGCGGGCGTCCTTCGCCGCCTTCTTGTCCGGGTGCAGCCTGCCCATCGCCTCCAGCACCTCGGCCGTCGCCGGGTGGTCCACCCGCCAGGCGGCATCGAAGAACCCGCTGTGCTGCCCGGTCAGTCCCTCGACGAGCCCCTGTAGCTCCTCGACCTCACCGTCCGCGTCCAGCTGTGCGGCGAGCGTGTCGATCGCCAGCCAGAAGATCATCGACTCCGGCGGCGCCGGCACGTCCACCGAGCCGCGCTCCGCGAGCCAGACCCGGGCCAGCCCGCCCAGTTCCGCGTCGTCGAGCACCGCACGCACCTCGTGCTCCGCGGCCTCGTCGGCCACCAGCGAGAGCGCCTGCTGACAGTGCAGCCGCCGCAGCGGCGCACCCTGGTCGACGCCCCGCGCCGCGACCAGCAACTCCCGTGCCGCGGTGGCCGGTTCGCGGCCGTTCAGCCACAGGACGGTCTCGGCACGGGCCGCCGTCTCCGGGAAGTGCCCGACGGCGTCGAGCAGCGCGCCCGCGTCCTTGTCCGCCAGTTCCCCGACCGCGGGCGCGTCGACACCGGCATCCAGCATCCGGGCACGGATCCCGTACAGACCGAGCGGGGTGAGCCGGACCATTCCGTACCGGGAGACGTCCTCCTCGTCGAGCGCGGGGTCCACGGCCTCCGGTTCCGCCGGATCCTCGGGCTCCTCCGCCATCAGCGCTTCGTCGACCGGCTGGTACTCGACGAGCCCGATCGGCTCCAGCAGCCGGAACTGGTCGTCGAGGCGCATCATCGCCTCGGACACCTGCTCCAGCACACCGTCCGTCGGCTCGCCCATGTCATCGGGAACGATCATCGAGGCGGCGAGCGCCGGCAGCGGCACGGGGGCGTCCGCCGGGCCGCTCTCCGCCACGGTGAGCAGATAGAGGTTCCCCAGGACACCGTCGAGGAAGTCGGCCTCCTCCTCCGGATCCCACTCCAGTTTGTCGAAGTCGATCTCGCCGTCCTCGCCCACCAGATCGGCGAAGTCGTCGAACTGCGGGGCGATCGCGTCGGCGTGCACGGTCTCCAGACCGTCCAGCCAGAGCGCGAGGATCTCCTGGGGGCTCCCGGAAGTGATCAGTTCCAGGTTCTCGCCGGGAGCGGCGGTTCCCTCACCGTCCTCCTCCCCCTCTGCCTCCTCGGGGTCCTCGATCTCGACAAGGCCGGTGTCGACGGCCAGGCGCCAGGCCTCGCTCGCCCAGGCTGCGCCGTCGTCGTCCGCCTCCAGGCCGAGCTCCCTGGCAGCCGCGGGCAGTTGCTCGTCGACGAGCTCGCCGCCGGCGCCGACGCGGGTGGCAGGTCCGGCCCAGCGGGCGAGCCGGACGGCGCGCGCGAAGAGCGGGGACGCCAGCGCGTCACGGGCGAGCTCCGCGTCGGAGTTCAGCCGCACCGGCGGCAGGGTGGGGCGGTCTCCGGACATCGGTGGTTCTCCTCGGGACTGAGGCCGACCGGCGCTGCGGGCACGGTCTTCGGGCATTCGGTTACTGCATTCGGTTCGGGCGCGCCCCAGCGTAGACGCATTTCGACCCATGCAGCCCGGTTCATGTACTCGTCAGGTTTCGTCCACCTGCCGACCCTTGACAACTCCCCTGCGCACGCAAGAGATTGACGCGCGTAGAACCTCGCTCTGCGCCTCCGTTCGACCCTCACCCCCGGAGTTCCGTCATGCCTGCTGTTCCCTCGTTCTCCGTCAACAGATCGACGGCCGTGGCGGCCGTGGTCACGGCCGCTCTCGCCGCCGGTCTGCTCGTCACCACCTCCGCGTCGGCCGACGCCGCCGGGGTCCGGATCCACGACATCCAGGGCACCACCCGCGTCTCCCCGCTGGCCGGGCAGGCGGTGGCCGATGTGCCCGGCATCGTGACGGGTGTCCGTACGTCCGGCTCCAAGGGCTTCTGGTTCCAGGACCCGCACCCCGACGCCGACCCCGCGACCAGCGAGGGCGTCTTCGTCTTCACCAGTTCCGCGCCGACCGTCGCCGTGGGCGACGCGGTGACGGTCTCCGCCACGGTCGACGAGTACGTTCCCGGCGGAGCCTCCTCCGGGAACCAGTCGGTCACCGAGCTCGGCAAGCCGACCGTGACCGTCGTCTCGCGCGGCAACGCGGTACCGGCGGCCGTGGTGATCGACTCCCGCTCGGTCCCCGGCGCCTTCGCCCCGGCCGGTGACAAGGCGGCCGGCGGCAGCATCAACGGCCTGACCCTGCGGCCGAAGAAGTACGCCCTCGACCTCTACGAGTCGCTGGAGGGCATGAACGTCCGCATCGGCACCTCGCGCGTGACCGGCGCCACCGACGCGTACCACGAGCTGTGGGTCACCGTGAAGCCGAACGAGCGCCCCACTCCGCGCGGCGGCACCCTCTACAACTCGTACACCTCGCAGAACACCGGGCGTCTGATGATCCAGTCGCTGGCCCCGGCCGCCGCCGGGGCCTTCCCGGTGGCGAACGTCGGGGACTCGCTGACCGGGACGACCGAGGGTCCGCTGGACTACAACCAGTACGCGGGCACGTACACGGTCGCCGCCCGCCAACTGGGCACCGTCAAGGCGGGCCGCACCGAGCCCGAGGTCACGCGCAAGCAGAAGAAGGACGAGCTGGCGGTCGCCACGTACAACGTGGAGAACCTGGACCCGACGGACCCGCAGAGCAAGTTCGACAAGCTCGCGGCCGGCATCGTCGACCACCTGGCGTCGCCCGACATCGTGGCGATCGAGGAGGTCCAGGACAACGACGGCGCCAAGAACGACGGTGTGGTCGCCGCCGATGTGACCGTCGGCAAGTTCATCGACGCGATCGTCGCGGCGGGCGGCCCCCGGTACGCATGGCGCTCCATCGACCCGGTGGACCTCGCCGACGGCGGTGAGCCCGGCGGCAACATCCGTCAGGGCTTCCTCTACAACCCGGACCGGGTCGGCTTCACCGACCGCGCGGGCGGCACCGCGACCAACGCGACCGATGTCGTGTCGAAGAGCGGCAAGCCGGCACTGACGTACTCCCCCGGCCGCATCGACCCGGCCGACCCGGCCTGGAACAACAGCCGCAAGCCGCTCGCCGGGGAGTTCACCTTCCGTGGCAAGCAGGTCTTCCTGGTCGCGAACCACTTCGGGTCGAAGGGCGGCGACCAGGCGCTGGACTCCCAGTACCAGCCGCCCACGCGCAGCTCCGAGACGGCCCGCCACGAGCAGGCCAAGGCCGTGAACTCCTTTGTGAAGAAGATCCGTTCGGTCCAGAAGAACGCGGAGGTCGTCGTGCTCGGCGACCTGAACGACTTCGAGTTCTCCGACACCGCGAAGATCCTCACCGACGGCAAGGTCCTGTCGGCGACGGCGTACTCACTGCCGAAGAACGAGCGCTACTCGTACGTCTACCAGGGCAACTCGCAGATACTCGACCAGATCCTGGTGAGCCCGGCGGTCAAGGACTACAACCTGGACATCGTCCACATCAACGCGGAGTTCGCGGACCAGAACAGCGACCACGACCCGAGCGTGATCCGCTTCCGCCCGTAGGTCCGTGGCCCGGCAGGCCCGTGGGCGCGTAGGCCCGTAGGCAGGCCGGACACGACCGGGCTCGGGGCGGAGTGCGGCGTTCCGCACTCCGCCCCGAGCCTCAAGTCTGCTCGGGATAAAGGCGTGGATGGCGATTCCCGGAGCGCGTGCGAAGATCTGGGTGGAATTATCCAGCTCCCGAATGCAGTGAGGGTGGGGGATGTGACGGTCGGCACGGAGTCAGGTCAAGAGAGCGATGCGTCGGAGGCGCCGGAAGCGCCGGATCCGGGCAGGAAGAGCAAGCAGCGTTCCTTCTGGAAGGAGCTGCCCCTGCTCGTCGTCATCGCGCTGGTGCTCGCTCTGGTGATCAAGACCTTCCTGATGCAGGCGTTCTCCATCCCGTCGGACTCGATGCAGAACACCCTCCAGACGGGAGACCGGGTCCTGGTCGACAAGCTGACCCCGTGGTTCGGCGCGAAGCCCCAGCGCGGTGAGGTCGTCGTCTTCCATGACCCGGACGGCTGGCTGGCCGGTGAACCGGTCACCGAGCCCAACGCGGTCCAGAAGGGGCTCGGCTACATCGGGCTGATGCCGTCCGCCAACGAGAAGGACCTGATCAAGCGGGTCATCGGGGTCGGCGGCGACACCGTGGAGTGCAAGGGCACCGGTCCCGTCAAGGTGAACGGCAAGGCCCTCAAGGAGCCGTACGTCTTCCCCGGGAACACCGCGTGCAGCACCGACGGACCCGGCCAGTTCAAGATCAAGGTGCCCAAGGACCACATCTGGGTGATGGGCGACCACCGGCAGTTCTCGGCGGACTCCCGCTACCACCAGGACAAGCCGGGCGGCGGCGCCGTACCGGTGAAGGACGTGGTGGGACGCGCGGTGGTGGTCGCCTGGCCGATCACCCGTCTGAATGACCTGCCGGTCCCCTCCACCTTCGGCCAGTCGGGCATCAACACGGCGGCTGCCGCGGCGCCCGGCGCACTGGGCCTGATGGGCGCGGTACCGCTGGTGCTGTGGCGCAGGCGGCGGCGCCCGGAGGCAAGTCCGCCGGTCGCACCGTAGCCGTCTCCTCCTCCGGCCTTGTACGCCGGACGGCTCTGCCGAGTGGCCAGCCGCCGGGTCCCGCTGTCCAGTGGATCCGGCGGCCCTGTTTCGGGCAGGCCATGGGCGCTGCCGAAGGGCGGCCGAACCGGAGGAGCCTCAGATGAGGAAAAGCACCACCACAGCCGCCACCGTAGTGGTGGCCGGCCTGCTCGCTGCGGCGGTCAGCGGGTGCTCCAGCGGAGCCAAGTCGGAGGCGAGCGGCAGTGGCTCCTCGCCGTCGAGCACCGCGATGGCGTCGAACAGCGCCAGCGCGTCGAGCAGCCCCAGCTCGGCGAACATGCGGACGGTGATGACCAAGACCACCTCGCTCGGCAAGATCCTGGTCACCGGCCAGGACCGGACCCTGTACATCTTCGAGGCGGACAAGAACGGCAAGTCGACCTGCTCGGGCGCCTGCGCCAAGGCGTGGCCGCCGCTGCTCGTCACGGGCACGCCGAAGCTGGGCAGCGGGGTGGACAGCAAGCTGATCACCACGACCACCCGGAGCAACGGCGCCAAGCAGGTCAGCTACAAGAACCACCCGCTCTACCTGTTCGCGGGTGACCACAAGGCGGGCGAGATGAACGGCCAGGGCCTCACCCAGTTCGGCGCGAAGTGGTACGTCATCGACTCCGCGGGCAAGGTGGTCACCACCATGGCGAAGGCCAGCAGCTCGCCGTCCATGAGCAGCTCCCCTTCGATGAGCGGTTCGCCGAAGGCCAGCAGCAGCGCCGGCTACTGATCCGGCTGATCCCTGCACCACTGTTCAGCCCTGCTTCTGCTTCACCCGGAGAAGAACTAAGTAGACCTTCATTCTCCTTCGGGCGGAGACTGCCCGCATGACACCACCACGGCCCTTCGGGCGCGCCCTCTGCGCAATGATCACGCCGTTCACCACGGCCGGTGAGCTGGACCTGGAGGGCGCGCAAGGCCTCGGGCCTCTCGTTTGGGTCAGGCCGGGCTCGCGGGGTGTGGCACGCACGCTCGCCGCGTTGTCGTCAATCACCATGGCTCCGCCATACCTCAATCCTCCGCCTTGCGACCGCACGCACCACACCCCGCTCCCTGACCCGGCCTGACCCAAACGAGAGGCCTGGCAAACCAACTGGTCGGCGCGGGCTGCGACGGTCTCGTCCTCAGTGGCACGACCGGCGAGTCCCCGACGACCACCGACACCGAGAAGACCGCGCTGGTGCGGGCCGTGGCCGAGGCCGTCGGCGGCCGGGCGCACATCGTGGCGGGGGTGGGCAGCGCGTCCACCCGGCACACGGCCGCACTCGCACGGGCAGCCGAGAGCGCGGGGGCCGACGGCCTGCTGGTGGTGACGCCGTACTACAGCCGCCCGCCGCAGGAAGCGGTCGAGGCGCACTTCCGCGCGGTCACGGACGCCACCGGGCTGCCCGTGATGCTCTACGACATCCCCGGCCGCACCGGCACCCGGATCGGCACGGACACGCTGCTGCGCCTGGCGGAGCACCCCCGGATCGTCGCGGTGAAGGACTGCGCGTACGACCTGCTCGGCTCCACGAAGGTCATCTCCCGCACCGGGCTGGCCTACTACTCCGGCTGCGAGGAGCTGAATCTCCCGCTGTACGCGGTGGGCAGCGCGGGTTATGTGAGTACGGTCGCGAACGTGGCCCCGCGGCGGCTGCGGGCGGTCCTCGACGCGTACGACCTCCCCGACCCGGTGGAGGCCGCGCGGCTGAACCGGCTCGTCCTCCCGCTGGTCGAACTGATGATGAGCTCCGGGCTGCCGGGCACGGTGACCGCGAAGGCGCTGCTCGACGCCGTCGGGCTGCCTGCCGGGCCGGTCCGTGAACCACTGCAGCCCGCCGGCCGCGAGGCGGTCGACGGGCTGCGCGCGGCGTACGGGGAACTCCTCGACGCCTGGGCCCTGCCGGTCGGGTCCCGGTGAGACCGGTCAGTTGTGGCTGTGCAGGACCTCGTTGAGGCCGCCCCAGACCGCGTTGTTCGGACGGGCCTCCACGGTGCCGGTGACCGAGTTGCGGCGGAAGAGGATGTGGGAGGCGCCGGACAGCTCGCGGGCCTTGACGACCTGACCGTCGGGCATGGTCACCCGGGTGCCCGCGGTGACGTAGAGCCCGGCCTCGACGACGCACTCGTCGCCCAGCGCGATGCCGACGCCCGCCTCCGCGCCGACCAGGCAGCGCTCGCCGATGGTGATGCG from Streptomyces sp. NBC_01267 harbors:
- a CDS encoding TerD family protein is translated as MTAMTPGSNIPLTASRIAVDVTAPVRLDVSGLLLTADGKVRSDDDFIFYNQPSGPGVSHRSGGGSAPDAIVVDTDAVPAGIEKIIVTASPDAAGQTFQGIEPTATVRGADDGSTLASFTPPRLGTETALVIVEIYLRNGAWKVRAVGQGYADGLAGIATDFGVSVEEPEAAPAPAVAAPPAPQMPPAPPAPPVPPVDPRIAAAPVAAPAPPPAAPAATGRINLDKGRVSLQKNQTVSLVKAGKPLLSKVKMGLGWEPAFRGKDIDLDASVMAFGPQRNHLDSCYFGKLSILDGAVKHSGDNLTGEGAGDDEVIVVDLGKIPAEATALFFTVNSFTGQKFTEVAKAYCRLIDAQTDEELVRFDLTGTEPQTGVLMAKLIRQFSGEWEMTAVGDFVKSRTVRGMVKPAAQAL
- a CDS encoding pyridoxal phosphate-dependent aminotransferase, with protein sequence MEFRQSNKLSEVCYEIRGPVIEHANALEEAGHSVLRLNTGNPALFGFEAPEGIVQDMIRMLPQAHGYTDSRGILSARRAVAQRYQALGLAEVSVDDIFLGNGVSELISMAVQALLEDGDEVLIPAPDFPLWTAVTTLAGGKAVHYMCDESADWYPDLDDMASKITDRTKALVIINPNNPTGAVYPREIIEGMLDLARRHGLMVFADEIYDQIVYDDAVHHSAAALAPDLVVLTFSGLSKSYRVAGFRSGWLVVTGPKQHAKSYLEGLTMLASMRLCPNAPAQYAIQAALGGRQSIRDLTVPGGRLYEQRDTAWEKLNEIPGVSCVKPKGALYAFPRLDPKVHKIHDDEKFVLDLLLREKIQVVQGTGFNWPRPDHFRILTLPYADDLDAAISRIGRFLNGYRQ
- a CDS encoding winged helix-turn-helix transcriptional regulator; translation: MPRRSYDQYCAAARALDAVGDRWTLLIVRELLAGPRRYTDLHADLPGVSTDVLASRLKDMEREELATRRRLPPPGAATVYELTARGRELLPVLTALADWGTPALTERRPTDALRAHWFAVPLVRHLDGLGAGVVEVHLDEGVFHVRTDGGEPLYGDGPADRPDARLTLDADTCIAISGGGLSLTDAVRDGRVRLDMLQPVRPPLGTGPE
- a CDS encoding DUF6011 domain-containing protein — protein: MSEEEPEPLPETVQEGRRPVLCRMCGRALTGRASRRTGLGPACDAKLHPARPEIRSRRHEVDQDPLPGVE
- a CDS encoding TetR/AcrR family transcriptional regulator; amino-acid sequence: MPKPMRADARRNYERLLKEAARAFAERGADASLDDIAKRAGVGSGTLYRHFPTRQDLLEGVYVESIDELADQAVEFGASARAPGDALADWLQKLAEQMIHLRGLKVLLGAAMTDGTSPVISDCGGRLKETAGDLLAAAQRAGAVRADLRTTEMLRLTHAVATATELGTGEPGEVRRYLALMTEGINAGPRDVA
- a CDS encoding CarD family transcriptional regulator, yielding MTKSAGSRRHLPSSPFNRPAQAAAPIEIFDVGDRVSHDQFGLGRVIGIEGDNDAVLIDFSGRQGRILSPYAKLTKL
- a CDS encoding endonuclease/exonuclease/phosphatase family protein, which codes for MPAVPSFSVNRSTAVAAVVTAALAAGLLVTTSASADAAGVRIHDIQGTTRVSPLAGQAVADVPGIVTGVRTSGSKGFWFQDPHPDADPATSEGVFVFTSSAPTVAVGDAVTVSATVDEYVPGGASSGNQSVTELGKPTVTVVSRGNAVPAAVVIDSRSVPGAFAPAGDKAAGGSINGLTLRPKKYALDLYESLEGMNVRIGTSRVTGATDAYHELWVTVKPNERPTPRGGTLYNSYTSQNTGRLMIQSLAPAAAGAFPVANVGDSLTGTTEGPLDYNQYAGTYTVAARQLGTVKAGRTEPEVTRKQKKDELAVATYNVENLDPTDPQSKFDKLAAGIVDHLASPDIVAIEEVQDNDGAKNDGVVAADVTVGKFIDAIVAAGGPRYAWRSIDPVDLADGGEPGGNIRQGFLYNPDRVGFTDRAGGTATNATDVVSKSGKPALTYSPGRIDPADPAWNNSRKPLAGEFTFRGKQVFLVANHFGSKGGDQALDSQYQPPTRSSETARHEQAKAVNSFVKKIRSVQKNAEVVVLGDLNDFEFSDTAKILTDGKVLSATAYSLPKNERYSYVYQGNSQILDQILVSPAVKDYNLDIVHINAEFADQNSDHDPSVIRFRP
- the lepB gene encoding signal peptidase I, with the translated sequence MGDVTVGTESGQESDASEAPEAPDPGRKSKQRSFWKELPLLVVIALVLALVIKTFLMQAFSIPSDSMQNTLQTGDRVLVDKLTPWFGAKPQRGEVVVFHDPDGWLAGEPVTEPNAVQKGLGYIGLMPSANEKDLIKRVIGVGGDTVECKGTGPVKVNGKALKEPYVFPGNTACSTDGPGQFKIKVPKDHIWVMGDHRQFSADSRYHQDKPGGGAVPVKDVVGRAVVVAWPITRLNDLPVPSTFGQSGINTAAAAAPGALGLMGAVPLVLWRRRRRPEASPPVAP
- a CDS encoding COG4315 family predicted lipoprotein produces the protein MTKTTSLGKILVTGQDRTLYIFEADKNGKSTCSGACAKAWPPLLVTGTPKLGSGVDSKLITTTTRSNGAKQVSYKNHPLYLFAGDHKAGEMNGQGLTQFGAKWYVIDSAGKVVTTMAKASSSPSMSSSPSMSGSPKASSSAGY
- a CDS encoding 4-hydroxy-tetrahydrodipicolinate synthase family protein, coding for MTQTRGLANQLVGAGCDGLVLSGTTGESPTTTDTEKTALVRAVAEAVGGRAHIVAGVGSASTRHTAALARAAESAGADGLLVVTPYYSRPPQEAVEAHFRAVTDATGLPVMLYDIPGRTGTRIGTDTLLRLAEHPRIVAVKDCAYDLLGSTKVISRTGLAYYSGCEELNLPLYAVGSAGYVSTVANVAPRRLRAVLDAYDLPDPVEAARLNRLVLPLVELMMSSGLPGTVTAKALLDAVGLPAGPVREPLQPAGREAVDGLRAAYGELLDAWALPVGSR